The following is a genomic window from Chitinophaga caseinilytica.
GTAGTAGATGTACACCGTCCCGTCGTCGTCGCAGATCCAGCCGTTGGAGAAAAGTACGTTGGATACGTCTCCTACGCGCTCCATGTCTTCCGGCGCCATGAGGTACCCCGCCGGTTCCGCGATCTGGCGGGAAGGCTCGTCGAGCGCCGTGAGGTAGAGGTACAGCACGTACCGGAGCCCCGCCGCGCAGGCGCGCACGCCGTGGGCAAGGTGCAGCCATCCTTTGGAAGTCTTGATGGGATGGGGGCCTTCGCCGTTCTTCAGTTCTTTTATCGTGTGGTAAAATCTTCTGTTGATGATCGATTCCTGCTCCACAACAGGATGGAGAATGTCTTTGACCAGCGCCCAGCCGATGCCGCCGCCGCGCCCGGCCATGATGAAATCGTCTTGCGGACGGGTATAGAACGCATAGCAGCCATCTACGAATTCAGGATGCAACACCACGTTGCGCTGCTGGCTGGTTGAGCGCAGGTTGGGCAGGCGCTCCCAGGCCTGGAAGTCTTTCGTCCGTACGATGCCTGCGCTGGCCATGGCGGTAGACAGATCGCCGGGCGCCGCATCGGGGTGATGGCGCTCGCTGCAGAACACGCCGTAGATCCAGCCGTCTTCATGCGCCGTGAGGCGGATGTCGTACACGTTGGTTTCGTGGGGATCGGTGTCCGGCAATTCCACGGGCCGCGGCCAGAACCGGAACTGGTCGGTACCGTTCGGGCTTTCCGCGATAGCAAAAAAGGATTTCCTGTCTACCCCTTCCACGCGCACCATCATGAGGTATTTTCCGTTCCATTTGATGGCGCCGGCGTTCATGGTGGTATTGACGCCGATGCGTTCCATACAGTGCGGGTTCGACTGCGGGTTCTGGTCGTACCGCCAGTTAAGCGGAATATGTTCGTGGGTGATGACCGGGTTGCGGTATCGCTGCACGACGCCGTTGTGGTACGAAGCGGGAGAGTTAGGCTGGGCCAGCAGGGCCTCCTGTCGCTGAACGAGGGTTTCCCAGCGTTGCTGAAACTGGTCTTTCATGTGTTTTCCTTTCTTCTGCAATTGTTAAAAGTCCAAAAATCTGTTGTCTAATAGGTTTCGGGGTAGAGGGATAAACGGGTAACTCTGTGGAAGGCGGTGCCGCTGGGCGCGGTGATCTCCATCTCGAAAATCACTTCTTTCGTGGCGGGATCCACTTCCACCACGCGGCCGCCGAACCCTTTGCCGGTAGGTACGCCCATACCGGGGAAGAACATGATGTGCCCGGTCTGCTTCAAATACTGAACGCCCGAAAGCGCCTGCGAAAACGCGGCCGCACCACGGTTTTTACCGTAAGACCATACCTGCTGCACGGTTCCTTTCGCTTCGTCGATCTTGTATTCTACGGCGCGACTGTAATTCTGCGTCTGCGAATTGGGGGTAAACTGGCGGTCGTAGCCATTGTCGAACACGAGGATATTGCCGTTGGGCAGGCTCACGGGCGTGTGCGGGCCCCAGGCCCAGTCGAACCCCGGCGCCGCGGCCTCTCCATTCACAACGGCAACGTCCGTAACCGCGTTCCCGGCTTCATCAACCGGTTTGAGCAGGAACCGCTGGAATTTGTCGCCCCAGTTTTTATGCGGCGAAAGGATCCATTTCAGCGTACCGCCGGCCGTATAGGAAAAAACGCCCTGGTAGCGGCAGGTGATGAGCAGGTTGCCGAGGTGCTCGGCTACGGAATTGTTATGCGCCCAGTTGCCGGGCGATTGTGCGAAGGGGCCGGGCGTGGAGCCGTCGGGCAACTTCGGATAGCGCGAAGAGTCGAGCATCGTAGCGAGGTCCCACTCATGGGCGATGGTGCCGTTGACGGGGTCTAGCTCTATGATGAAGTCGTTGATGCGCGGCTTGCCGTTGGCGAGCCGGGCGGAAGATTTGCTTACCGTCACGAGGAAGTTCCCGTTTTGGGCTTCCGCCACTTCGTGATGGAAGGTATAGCCGAGTGCGGCGAGGTCCCACTTGCGGAGGAGCTTTCCGAACATATCCATCTCCACGATCCGGTGCAGTTGCCCGTCTCCGGAGATGAAAGTCCCTTTTTTCGTGCGTTTCAGGCCGATGGAAGCGCCGAACCGCTGGAAGTCGGGGGAGTTTTTCAGGAGCAATATCCACCTGATCTCGCCTTCCGCGTCTACCATGTAAGGCGCGGAAACGTCGATCTCGCTTTCCCCGGGATAGTTCACCAGGTTCAGGCCGGGTTCCATTTTGGCCGTTTGGGCAACGATGGTTTGGGGAATGGCGAAGCCCTGCATGGGCAGGGGGGCCGTCTGGATGCGGAGCTGCGTGGCGCCGCGTTCCTTCCCGTCTTTATCGGTATAGGTGAGGGTGATGGTGTTGTTATAGTTGGGGTAGAGGCCGAGGATGGGCACATCCTGCCTTACGAGCGTAGATTGCAGCAGGTGGGTAATGGTGCCGGAAGTGCCTTCTTTTCCCGCTACCGTTACGCGGATGCGGCCCGCCGCGGGCAACCGGAGCTCGGCCAGGGCGGCGAGGGGATTGCAGCCCGAGGGGTTCAGCGTCACGCCTTCCACCATAAAATCGAGGTTGCCGCCTTTCGTAGGCACGGTTACCACGTTGCCGCCGCGAAGCGTTACCAGTGTTTTCCATTTGTCTTGCTGGTCCTGCACCTGCGCGATCTCTTCCGCGGGAATGCGGATTTCTTCCGTTTCGAAGCGGAAAGTATAAACGCCGCCGGAAAGGGAGTAGCCGTTGAGCAGGCTGCCGATGTCGGCGAGGCGTTCGAATGTCTTTTGAATAGCGGGGTCTGGCGAATCGTTGCCACGGTTTTTGCGGCAGGAGATCAGCGACGCGATGAGGAGGATGGGAAAAATGGTCCGGGTAAGCCTTTGCATCAGGTTGTTCACTTTCATATACGCGAGAGGATAAAAGGCCGGGAACGATGCCCGTTCCCGGCCGGTGATTCACATTTTACATATTACCAAAGAGGATGCTGCCGGATAGCTGTGTTCGTGTTCAGCTCATTCTGCGGAATGGGCAGGTAGTAGTGTTTCTGCTGGAAGTTTTCGGCGCCCTGTTTCTTGTTGGCCACCAAAATCTGCTTCATATCTGCATAATTGTACCAGCGTTTCAGGTCGAAGAAGCGGTGCCCTTCGAAGAAGAACTCCAGTTCGTTCTGGTGTACCACTTCGGCCATGATAGCGTCTGCGGAGCCCCAGGTTTTCGCGGCGAGCCCGGCGCGGTTACGGATGCGCGTGAGGTCTGCGGCGGCATCGCCGAGTTTGTTGGTCTTGGCGCAGGCTTCCGCATGCAACAGGAGCACTTCCGCGAAGCGCATCACGCGCAGGTTGTTGTTCTGGTTCGCCTGGTTGTAATGGCTGTTGGCGTCTTTGACGTTCTTGTAGTAGTTGGTGAACTTCTTGATGAGGAAGCGCCCTTTCTTACCGTCGATCGTCGGGTAGTCGGGCTGGCCGCGGAGGCGTTTGGATGCGGAGGCTTCCCATATCTCGTCGAACGACATATTCCCGAACCACGCACCATCGGGTACGTTGTCAGTGAAATCGGAATGTTTCCAGAAGAAGCTGGTGTACATACGTTTGTCGAAACGCGTGTCGGAGCCTGCGGGCCTTTGTTCCTGCACGAAGCTGGAAACGATGGAGGCGGTGGGCATCCATTTGAACCAGCCGCCGGTGCCCTGGGCCCTGCGAAGTTCGGGATCACGAAGCCCTGTGTGTCGTTGGGGCCTTCCGATCCCCAGGCGCCCTGTCCGAAGCTGCCGTCGTACTGGATCTCGAACACGGATTCCTTGTTCATTTCCGTGTATTCGGTGAAGTTATCGCCGAATTCGGCGGTGAGGTCGTAGGTGTAAGGCGCGCTCAGCAGCAGTCGCAGTTCCGTTTCGGCTTCCGCGTATTGCTTGGTATAGCACAATGCTTTACCGAGGTGGGCAATGGCGGCACCTTTGGTCACGCGGCCGGATTCTTTCGCGGGGCGGGTCACGGGGAGGAATTCCTTCGCCGTTTTGAAGTCGGCGATCACCTGTTTCCAGATATCGGCCTCGGGCGAGGAAGCTTTCATCACTTCGGCCTGATCGTCCAGCGCGGGGATGAGGCGCAGGGGCACATTGCCGAAGTTGGCCGCCAGCAACAGGTAGTTGTACCCGCGGAGGAAGGCGGCTTCGCCGTAGAGCTCGTTTTTCTTTGCCTCGCTCATGGGCACGTTGCGCACGTTCTTCATCACCACGTTGGCGCGGTTGATAGCCTGGTACAGCCGGTCGAAATCGCTTTCGGCGGTGTTGGGCGTGTTGGTGTAGGTAGCGGGCTCCCAGTTGTGCATTTCCTCGTTGAGGATGAACCAGACATCGTCAGCACGGTTCATGGTATGCCAGCCGGTGTAGCCGCCGAAGTAGCCGTACATCTGTCCGCGGATGGGGGAGTAGACGGTGGCCATGGCAGCCTGTGCGTTGGCTTCCGACGTCCAGAAGGTTTTATCTACGGCCTGGTTGGGATTCGTCAGGTTGAGGAATTCCGATTCGTTGCAGGCTGCGAACGTGCACGCCAGGAAGGCGGCAAATGAAGTTCTTTTTATAGTGGAAAAGTTCATTTTTTTCATTTTTCGGTCGATGTTGTGGATGACAGTCTTAGAAGTTCACCTGGAGGCCTACCATGATCGTTCTCGCGAGGGGGAAACGGCCGTGGTCGGTACCTCTTGTCATGGTGCCGCCGCCGCCGCCGTTCTGCTCGTTGTTCTGGCCGAGGTCGGGGGAATAGCCCTTGTATTTGGTGATGGTGAAAGCGTTATCCATAGCGGCATACACCCTGGCGTCGCGGAAACGTGCTTTCTGCACGAGCGTGTTGGGCAGGGAATAGCCGAGCTCCAGCGTTTTGAGGCGGAGGAAATTGCCGCTTTCCAGCCAGCGGTCGCTCACGCGGCGGGCGTTCTTGTTTTTGTCTTCCTGGGTGAAGCGGGGCATGTCGGTGTTGCGGTTGGTTTCCGTCCACGCGTTGAGCACATCCTTGCCAAAGTTGGTATACTCGTTCATGGATTCCATCCGGGCGCGGGTGTAGTTGTAGATTTTGTTGCCGGTCATACCGTCGAAGAAGAACCCGAAGTCGACCCCTTTATATTCCAGCGATCCGCGGATACCGTACATGAAGCTGGGGAAGGGGCTGCCTGCGAACTGGCGGTCGTCGTCACCGATCTTTCCGTCGCCGTTGAAGTCGATATAACGGATATCGCCGGGCTTCGCATCGGGCTGGATGAGCTTACCATCTTTCCCTACGTGTGCATTCACTTCGTCCTGGCTCTGGAACAGGCCGTCGGTTTTGGTCACGAAGAACGAGCCGATGGGATATCCCACTTTCGCCCAGGTTACCGTGCCTTCGCCCTGTGGGTTGTAACCGCCGAATTCCTGGATGGTGCTGCTTACGGTGATGGCTTTCACTTTGTTTTTCGCGGTGGAGCCGTTCACGCCGATGCTGTAATTCACCTGGCCGATGTTGCTGCGGTAATTCACGAGCACTTCATACCCGGTGTTGCGGATGATGCCGGCGTTCATCGGGGGGCTGCCCTTGATGCCGGTGGAGCCGGGCTGACCGATGTTCAGCAGTACGCCGTCGGTTTCCTTGATAAAGTAATCGGCGTTCAGCGTCAGCTTGCCTTTCAGGAAGCTCGCGTCCAGACCGATGTTGCTGGTTTTGGTCTCTTCCCAGGTCAGTTGCGGAAGGGCTACCCATTCCACACCGGTGTTGGTACCCATCCACCAGGTACCGCCCTGGATGTAGTTGATACCGCTGGTGCTGATGCTCTGGGTGGTATAGTTACCGATTTCCTGGTTGCCCAGTACGCCGTAGCTGGCGCGCAGTTTCAGCTCGTCAATGGAGTTTTTCAATGGCGCGAAGAAGTTTTCGTTCATCACGTTCCAGCCTACGGAAACGGAGGGGAACACGCCGAACTGGTGGCCCGGCGCGAACCTGGACGATCCGTCGCGACGAACGGAAGCGGAGAACAGGTACTTCGAATCGTAGCTGTACATCACCCGGCCGAACATCGATACCAGGGCGTTTTCCTGCAGCGAACCGTTGGTGGATTGCTGTGTGGTAGGGCCTGCGTTGATCGCGTCGGTGCCAAAGGGAACGTCGAGGCGGCTGGCGCCGAACCCGCGGTTGGAGTTCTTCTGCGCGGCATAACCTACCACAGCGGAAATGTTGTGGTTGCCGATCTCGTTATCGTAGTGAAGAGTGTTCTCCGCCAGCCATTGGTTGTTGAAGAACGCTCCTTCGGCGAGGCGCGACTGGTAAGAACCGGAACCGAAATCATAGGGCACGTTCGCGTTGTAGTTGCGGCCGTTGTTGCGGTTGATACCGAGGTTGAATTTGTATTTCAGTCCTTTCACGAACAGGTCTACTTCCGCATAACCGTTCACCAGCAGCTCGTTCACGTGTTGCTGTTCGTTGAACAGCATGGAGCGGCCCACCGGGTTGTCCATGTTCTTCATCCAGGGCGAGATGCCGGTGTACCCGCCGAGCTGGTTGGGGTTGTAAACGGTCATCAGCGGGTTCTGGCGGAGCGCATCGGTGATGGTCATCGAGTTGATCTGCTTGTTGGAATTGCGCAGCAAAATGGTGCTTCCCAGGCGTACATGATCGTTCAGGAAGTTGAAGGTATTTTTTGCGCGGATGTTGTAGGATTTGAACCCGGAATTGAGGATAACGCCTTTCTGGTTGATATAACCTGCGGAAAGGTTGTAGGTGGAACGTGCGGTACCGCCGGCCACGCTGAGGTTCAGCTTGGAGATGGGGGCGGAGCGGTATACTTCGTCTTGCCAGTTGGTGCCTTCGCCCTGGAAGTCTACGGCTTCCTGGGGCAGGTAGCCGGATTGTTTCATCACGGTTTTCCACTGCTGGGCATCGAGCACGCCCAGTTTGCGGGTCACGTTCTGAACGCCGGTCAGGGCGTTGATGTTCACGGTAGGCGCCATGTCTTTGCGGCCGCTTTTCGTGGTAACGAGCACCACGCCGTTGGCGGCGCGGGCACCGTAGATCGCTGCTGCGGATGCGTCTTTGAGCACTTCGATGCTGGCGATGTCTGCGGGGTCTACCATGTTCATGTCGCCATACACCCCGTCGATCACGTACAGCGGTGTGTTGGAGCCGAGAGAGCTGAGGCCGCGGATGTTGATGCTCATGCCGGCGCCGGGCTGGCCGCCGCTGTTGGAGACGGTTACGCCGGCGATGCGGCCCTGGAGGGCGGATGCGGCGCTCTTGGCGATGTCTGCCTGGAGGTCTTTACCGGTCACGGAAGCTACCGCGCCCGTGAGGTCTTTTCTTTTCACACGGCCGTAACCGACAACGATCACCTCTTCGAGCCTGCTGTCAGATTCCAGTGTGATGGCCACGTTCGCGGATTCGCCGACTTTGATTTCGATCTTTTGCATGCCCACGGAAGAGAATTCCAGGGTCTGGCCCTTTTCGACGTCCAGCGAGAAATTACCGTTGGCGTCTGTGGTCGTGCCTTTGTTAGTGCCCTTGATGCGGACAGTGGCGCCGGGGATCCGGTTGTTTTCCCTGTCGGTCACCGTGCCTTTGAGCGGGCGCGCCTGTTGCGCCCATGCGTTGAGGCTGAATACTCCAAATAGCAGTATGAATGCGATTTTTTTCATACGTAGAAGCGGATTTTTAAAGTGTATTGAAGAAAGGTGTTATGTCTGATGGGGCCCGCTGCGGGGCGCGATTGCTTATCATTTTGGTTGCTGTCTCGTTTTTATCCGGTGGTAAAGCTAGAAGATTGGTGCTTCGGAGGATTGACCGTATTGCTCATTTTGATTGAACAATCGGTTCAATTTTGCAGGCGTATGGAATACAGCTGACGCTAACGGACGCTAAATTTCCGGTTGCGGGCGTAAATGCCCGCAGTGGCAGTTCAGGGAAGATTAAATGTCGGATTGACGTCGTTGTCCGGGAGGGGCAGGCAGGTTGGGGAAGTTTGCTTGTGGGGAGGTTTTGTTGTACGATTTGTTCAATCGGGTTGAACTTCTGCGTCAGCCGGTTTCCCGGAAATCAGATGATGGTTTGATGTTTCCGGGACATGTCGCGGTACTCCGCCGGCGTGATGCCTTTTGCCTTTTTGAAGACGCGGTAGAAGTAGGAAATGCTGTTGAAACCGCAGCGGGCCACCACGTCCGGTATGGGCGCTCCGGCCTTCAGCTCCTGGATGGCCAGGTTGATGCGCACGTCCAGCAAATAATCCGTAAAATTCATACCGGTATGCAGTTTCAGAAACCGCGCGAAGGTAGACCGGCTCATGTTGAGGACCGCCGCGGCGTCCGTCATCCCGATGTCTCCCGACACCTGGCGGTTGATGAGCGTCCGTAACTGCTGCAATTGTCGCTCGGCGCTGTTGATCTCCGGCGTGGCGGTGCTCGACAGCTCGCGGTAGTCATCTCCCTTCGACAATTCATGCAGCAACATCAAAAACCGCATCACGGAATAAAAACCATCCGTTTCCATGGTGAGGATGCGCAGGAGCGGTTGCACCCTGTCTATGGTAGCCGTCCCGAAACTCACGCCCCTGGCCGCCCGCGAAAAAAGCTGGCGAACGCTGCGGAACTGGTTCTTGTCAAGATATTGCTCGATGAGCGAAGAATGGAACTGGATCGTGATCTCATGGATATTGCTGGAAGTACAGGCCCCGTCTTTCCAGGCGTGCTTCAGCTCCGGGTTGGCGATCAGCACCAGGTCCCGCTCGCCGATGGTTTCCACCGAATCGCCGATGACCCGCTCCGCCCCGGGCGCCCCTTCCACGAAATTCAGCTCGAATTCAGGATGCACGTGCACGGGAAAGGTGAACGACGACTTCCTTCTGTCGAACACAACAAAGCAATCTTTCTCCGATAAGGGCGATTTCTCGCGGTAAATCTCGGGCGTAGTCATAATCTCGGCGGTCTAAAAACGTGTTATGCGCCTTAAATGTAACGATTTAGCGGAAATTTAGCAGGAAACGAAAAAAGGGGCCGCCATTCCCCTGGTTTTGATTTTGGAAGAATGTTATTATTTTGGGATAGCATACATTCCCATCCCTAACCCGATCAAATATTATGTTATCCCAATCAGATTTTACTTTATTCCTCCGGGCCTGGCCCGAAAAACTGCGGCCGGATGCGTTGGCCGTTGGTGAACATTTATCCGGCACCCTCAATAACGATCGCGCTATCGACGAGTATAATCATCCCATATTTTCGCTGGACGGTGAGCAGGTACATATTCCGGCGCGCATGCATTGCCGGGAGCCGGATTTCGAGGCGGAGGTGCCGCAATTCACGGAAACGCAGCTACGGATGTATCATTGCACCTTTCTCCGGAACCACGACGGGTTCGTACGGCAGCGGGCCCTGGCGGCGCTGGACAAAGATCTTGATTACTGGATGGTACCTTTCGTGCTGCAACTGCTCGGAGAATACGTCATTGAAATTATCCAGGACCTGGATGCATACATCACCGGTGTGAACATGACAACTTTCGCGCGGTTCGTGAAAGAAAACCCGGCATATTGGCGGTTGACGGAAGACCGGATCGGTAGTTACTGGGTGTATTACCGCGACCGCTTCCCCGACATCCGGCAGTACCCCGCCAGGCTGATCGCCAACAGAATTAACGCAGCTTTATGACTTGGCTTGCATCCACTGTTTCGGATTTTACCTACCTTTTCGTTCCATGAATAGAATTGTTTTTTGCCTCCTGCTCCTGATCACCGGGAACACATTCGCCCAAAGCCCCCTCACGCGCGCCCAGGCCGTTTCCGATATCGATTATTATGTGCGAACGATGAAAGCTTCGCATTATTCGCCTTTCGCGGAAATTACTGAAAAGGAATTCGACCGGCGGACAGGGGAGATCAAAAGCGCCATCGGCGACTCCATCTCCATCCCGGAATTTTTGTGGAAGATGTACGAAATCACCGCCCTTATCGGCGATGCCCACAGTACCCCGCAGCTCGGCCAGCCGGCTTTCCGTGACGATTTCCAAAGTCCGTTGTTCTTCCCGTACCGGTTGTTGCAAGACAAAAACGGCGTGTATGTTCCCCGCATGATGGCCATCGTCCATGGCCTGGAGCCGGGCGAGCCTATCGTCAGCATCAACGGCGTAAGTATAGATGCGCTGCGCAGGGAGCTGGATACGCACCTGGCCGGCCTTCCCGCCTTCCGCCGGGAGGCAGGCATACGGCTTTTTTCGTATTTCCTTTACCTGAAAGGCGTTCGCCCGCCATTCACGGTAACGTTCCGGGAGAAGGGATCGCCACAGACCGTAATTCAACAGCGCGTTCCGTTGAAAGCGGCGCTGGCGGTGAGTATGCCCCATATCACGGAGCCGTTCGTGTTTGAAGTGCGTGCCGGGAAAGTGGGGTACCTGGATGTGAGGACGCTGAGCGCCAGTCCGGCGAAATTCTCCGCCTTCCTCGATTCCGCTTTCACCGCGTTCCAGCAGGTCAACGTACATACGCTGGCGATAGATCTGCGGAACAATAGCGGCGGCAATACCGATCTGGCCGACATCCTGCTCAGTTATATTACCCGGAAACCCTACTCCTGGGGCCTCAAAAGCTGGAAAATCAGCCAGCCGTACAAGGATGCGCTCATCGCCAACGGCGATACCACCGCTCCCTACCTGCGCCGGGAAAACGGTACCATCTGGAATTCCAGCGATCCCCTCGTGCAGAAGCTGCCCTCGCGGCACGCAGACTCCCTGTTCAAAGGAAAAGTATATTTCATCACCGGGCCCTTCACCTTTTCCAGCGCCATGGCCCTCGCCGATGTCGTGAAAACCTGGAAACTGGGCACCATCGTGGGTGAGCCCACCGGCGAAAAGACAAAGGATTACGGCGAAGCGTTCACCATCGAGCTGCCGGCCAGCAAAATCCGTATCCAGTCTACGTCTTCACTCAGTCATGGGGCAAGCGGCACCCGCGCAGCGAATATGCCGGTGATGCCCGGCGTGCCCATCAGGACGGAGGTTGCCGACGACCGGCGGGGCATCGACCGCGCCATGGCATACATCCTCCGGCAAGCGAAATAAAATAAAGTTGGCGGGCTACTGACATAAGGCTGTCAATCCCCCGGAATACATTTGTGCTACAAACCCATTCAAATGTTGAAACAGGACGCACCCACCTTTACGCCCGAAAGCAGCCAGGCATGGCGCCAATGGCTGAAACAACACCATCAGACCGAAAAATCGGTATGGCTGGTCATGTACAAACAACAATCCGGCAAGCCCGTCATCAACTGGAGCGAGGCGGTAGACGAGGCGCTGTGCTTCGGGTGGATCGACAGTACCCGCAAAACGCTGGACGAGCATACGTTCATCCAGTTTTTCAGTCGCCGGAAGCCGAACAGCAACTGGTCGAAAATCAATAAGGACAAGGTCGAAAAGCTGATCGCCGCCAAAAAAATGACGAAAGCCGGGCTGCGTTGCATTGAAGTGGCCAAGCAAAACGGTTCCTGGACGATCCTCGACGAAGTGGAGCAATATCTCATCCCCAAAGACCTGGAAAAAGCGTTCAAATCCCATCCCGGCGCCAAAACCTGGTTTACCAGCCAGGCAAAATCGGTCCAGAAGCTCATGCTGGCGTGGATCGCCATGGCAAAACGCCCCGAAACGCGGGAGAAACGGGTGGCGACGGTAGCTGAATCCGCCGGCCGGAAAGAGCGTCCCGCGAATTTGTAACTCAGTTGGAGTACAGGCGTACCATTTCCGCCAATTCAATAATGTTGGAGATATTGAGCTTTTCGAAGATCCGGCTTTTGTAGGTGCTCACGGTGGTGACCTGCAGGTTCAGTTCTTTGGAAATGTTCATCACGCTCATTCCTTTCGCCAGTAAATGCATCACTTCCTTCTCGCGGCCCGACAGCGTGTGCAGCGGGTTTACCGTGCCGTGGGGGCCGAAGCCATGATGGCCGCCATGGTCCATCAGCCGGGTGCGGATGCCGGGCGTGATGTATTTGCCGTTTTCGGCCATGGTAACGATCGCGCGGCGGATTTCTTCTTCCGGGGCGTGCTTTTCGAGATAGCCGTCTGCCCCCGCCTGGATATAATTAATGCCGAAAATCTGCTCGTCGTACCCCGAAAAAATGAGGATCCGGATATTCGGCTGCCGGAGGCGCACCGCGCTGATCATCTGGAGATTGTTGCCGCCCGGGATATTGATGTCGAGAATGAGAAGATCGAAGGGTTGTTCCGACAAATGCCGGATGGTTTCGTCGAAATCGGCGGCTTCCACCACCTTCACCGGCTCCAGCAGGTCTTTGATGATGGTCGTAATGCCGAACCGTACAATGGCATGGTCTTCCGATACGAGTACAGATTTCATGGACTGGTAATATGCCGGCAAAGCTAGCGATTTTGACGAGTTTGCCGGATGAATGCCCCGAATGTCGAATAATTACTACAGGCCGGCCCATGGAGACGGTATATCTTTGTGCCGCGTTTGGAAACCTGCCGGTTTACGACGGCCCT
Proteins encoded in this region:
- a CDS encoding glycosidase, yielding MKDQFQQRWETLVQRQEALLAQPNSPASYHNGVVQRYRNPVITHEHIPLNWRYDQNPQSNPHCMERIGVNTTMNAGAIKWNGKYLMMVRVEGVDRKSFFAIAESPNGTDQFRFWPRPVELPDTDPHETNVYDIRLTAHEDGWIYGVFCSERHHPDAAPGDLSTAMASAGIVRTKDFQAWERLPNLRSTSQQRNVVLHPEFVDGCYAFYTRPQDDFIMAGRGGGIGWALVKDILHPVVEQESIINRRFYHTIKELKNGEGPHPIKTSKGWLHLAHGVRACAAGLRYVLYLYLTALDEPSRQIAEPAGYLMAPEDMERVGDVSNVLFSNGWICDDDGTVYIYYASSDTRMHVATTTVDKLLDYCLHTPEDGLRSASSVQRINELIDRNLAFEQQKEKSSASPKFI
- a CDS encoding aryl-sulfate sulfotransferase, yielding MKVNNLMQRLTRTIFPILLIASLISCRKNRGNDSPDPAIQKTFERLADIGSLLNGYSLSGGVYTFRFETEEIRIPAEEIAQVQDQQDKWKTLVTLRGGNVVTVPTKGGNLDFMVEGVTLNPSGCNPLAALAELRLPAAGRIRVTVAGKEGTSGTITHLLQSTLVRQDVPILGLYPNYNNTITLTYTDKDGKERGATQLRIQTAPLPMQGFAIPQTIVAQTAKMEPGLNLVNYPGESEIDVSAPYMVDAEGEIRWILLLKNSPDFQRFGASIGLKRTKKGTFISGDGQLHRIVEMDMFGKLLRKWDLAALGYTFHHEVAEAQNGNFLVTVSKSSARLANGKPRINDFIIELDPVNGTIAHEWDLATMLDSSRYPKLPDGSTPGPFAQSPGNWAHNNSVAEHLGNLLITCRYQGVFSYTAGGTLKWILSPHKNWGDKFQRFLLKPVDEAGNAVTDVAVVNGEAAAPGFDWAWGPHTPVSLPNGNILVFDNGYDRQFTPNSQTQNYSRAVEYKIDEAKGTVQQVWSYGKNRGAAAFSQALSGVQYLKQTGHIMFFPGMGVPTGKGFGGRVVEVDPATKEVIFEMEITAPSGTAFHRVTRLSLYPETY
- a CDS encoding RagB/SusD family nutrient uptake outer membrane protein; translated protein: MPTASIVSSFVQEQRPAGSDTRFDKRMYTSFFWKHSDFTDNVPDGAWFGNMSFDEIWEASASKRLRGQPDYPTIDGKKGRFLIKKFTNYYKNVKDANSHYNQANQNNNLRVMRFAEVLLLHAEACAKTNKLGDAAADLTRIRNRAGLAAKTWGSADAIMAEVVHQNELEFFFEGHRFFDLKRWYNYADMKQILVANKKQGAENFQQKHYYLPIPQNELNTNTAIRQHPLW
- a CDS encoding TonB-dependent receptor, whose translation is MKKIAFILLFGVFSLNAWAQQARPLKGTVTDRENNRIPGATVRIKGTNKGTTTDANGNFSLDVEKGQTLEFSSVGMQKIEIKVGESANVAITLESDSRLEEVIVVGYGRVKRKDLTGAVASVTGKDLQADIAKSAASALQGRIAGVTVSNSGGQPGAGMSINIRGLSSLGSNTPLYVIDGVYGDMNMVDPADIASIEVLKDASAAAIYGARAANGVVLVTTKSGRKDMAPTVNINALTGVQNVTRKLGVLDAQQWKTVMKQSGYLPQEAVDFQGEGTNWQDEVYRSAPISKLNLSVAGGTARSTYNLSAGYINQKGVILNSGFKSYNIRAKNTFNFLNDHVRLGSTILLRNSNKQINSMTITDALRQNPLMTVYNPNQLGGYTGISPWMKNMDNPVGRSMLFNEQQHVNELLVNGYAEVDLFVKGLKYKFNLGINRNNGRNYNANVPYDFGSGSYQSRLAEGAFFNNQWLAENTLHYDNEIGNHNISAVVGYAAQKNSNRGFGASRLDVPFGTDAINAGPTTQQSTNGSLQENALVSMFGRVMYSYDSKYLFSASVRRDGSSRFAPGHQFGVFPSVSVGWNVMNENFFAPLKNSIDELKLRASYGVLGNQEIGNYTTQSISTSGINYIQGGTWWMGTNTGVEWVALPQLTWEETKTSNIGLDASFLKGKLTLNADYFIKETDGVLLNIGQPGSTGIKGSPPMNAGIIRNTGYEVLVNYRSNIGQVNYSIGVNGSTAKNKVKAITVSSTIQEFGGYNPQGEGTVTWAKVGYPIGSFFVTKTDGLFQSQDEVNAHVGKDGKLIQPDAKPGDIRYIDFNGDGKIGDDDRQFAGSPFPSFMYGIRGSLEYKGVDFGFFFDGMTGNKIYNYTRARMESMNEYTNFGKDVLNAWTETNRNTDMPRFTQEDKNKNARRVSDRWLESGNFLRLKTLELGYSLPNTLVQKARFRDARVYAAMDNAFTITKYKGYSPDLGQNNEQNGGGGGTMTRGTDHGRFPLARTIMVGLQVNF
- a CDS encoding AraC family transcriptional regulator — protein: MTTPEIYREKSPLSEKDCFVVFDRRKSSFTFPVHVHPEFELNFVEGAPGAERVIGDSVETIGERDLVLIANPELKHAWKDGACTSSNIHEITIQFHSSLIEQYLDKNQFRSVRQLFSRAARGVSFGTATIDRVQPLLRILTMETDGFYSVMRFLMLLHELSKGDDYRELSSTATPEINSAERQLQQLRTLINRQVSGDIGMTDAAAVLNMSRSTFARFLKLHTGMNFTDYLLDVRINLAIQELKAGAPIPDVVARCGFNSISYFYRVFKKAKGITPAEYRDMSRKHQTII
- a CDS encoding S41 family peptidase produces the protein MNRIVFCLLLLITGNTFAQSPLTRAQAVSDIDYYVRTMKASHYSPFAEITEKEFDRRTGEIKSAIGDSISIPEFLWKMYEITALIGDAHSTPQLGQPAFRDDFQSPLFFPYRLLQDKNGVYVPRMMAIVHGLEPGEPIVSINGVSIDALRRELDTHLAGLPAFRREAGIRLFSYFLYLKGVRPPFTVTFREKGSPQTVIQQRVPLKAALAVSMPHITEPFVFEVRAGKVGYLDVRTLSASPAKFSAFLDSAFTAFQQVNVHTLAIDLRNNSGGNTDLADILLSYITRKPYSWGLKSWKISQPYKDALIANGDTTAPYLRRENGTIWNSSDPLVQKLPSRHADSLFKGKVYFITGPFTFSSAMALADVVKTWKLGTIVGEPTGEKTKDYGEAFTIELPASKIRIQSTSSLSHGASGTRAANMPVMPGVPIRTEVADDRRGIDRAMAYILRQAK
- a CDS encoding YdeI/OmpD-associated family protein; translated protein: MLKQDAPTFTPESSQAWRQWLKQHHQTEKSVWLVMYKQQSGKPVINWSEAVDEALCFGWIDSTRKTLDEHTFIQFFSRRKPNSNWSKINKDKVEKLIAAKKMTKAGLRCIEVAKQNGSWTILDEVEQYLIPKDLEKAFKSHPGAKTWFTSQAKSVQKLMLAWIAMAKRPETREKRVATVAESAGRKERPANL